The following coding sequences are from one Comamonas koreensis window:
- the leuD gene encoding 3-isopropylmalate dehydratase small subunit has product MQKFTIHTGLVAPMDRENVDTDAIIPKQFLKSIKKTGFGVNAFDEWRYLDQPGQPGVPESARKPNPDFVLNQQRYQGASILIARKNFGCGSSREHAPWALDQFGFRAILAPSFADIFFNNCFKNGLLPIVLPEATIDMLFNEVAVHPGYSLTIDLDQQVILRPGGETIPFDVIAFRKYCLLNGFDDIGLTLRHKDKIQAYEANRLATKPWLAHSLVQAKA; this is encoded by the coding sequence ATGCAAAAATTCACCATCCACACCGGCCTCGTGGCACCCATGGACCGCGAGAACGTCGACACCGACGCCATCATCCCCAAGCAGTTCCTCAAGTCGATCAAGAAGACCGGCTTTGGCGTCAACGCCTTTGACGAATGGCGCTACCTGGACCAGCCCGGCCAGCCAGGCGTGCCCGAGTCCGCCCGCAAGCCCAACCCGGACTTTGTGCTCAACCAGCAGCGCTACCAGGGCGCCAGCATCCTGATTGCCCGCAAGAACTTTGGCTGCGGCTCCAGCCGCGAGCACGCGCCCTGGGCGCTGGACCAGTTTGGCTTCCGCGCCATTCTCGCCCCCAGCTTTGCCGATATCTTCTTCAATAACTGCTTCAAGAACGGCCTGCTGCCCATCGTGCTGCCCGAGGCCACGATCGACATGCTGTTCAACGAAGTCGCGGTGCATCCCGGCTACAGCCTGACCATCGACCTGGACCAGCAGGTCATCCTGCGCCCCGGTGGCGAAACCATCCCTTTCGATGTGATCGCCTTTCGCAAGTACTGCCTGCTCAACGGCTTTGATGACATTGGCTTGACGCTGCGCCACAAGGACAAGATCCAGGCCTATGAAGCCAACCGCCTGGCCACCAAGCCCTGGCTGGCACACAGCCTGGTGCAAGCCAAGGCCTGA
- a CDS encoding DUF4349 domain-containing protein codes for MFSRSPSVGLFNARPGGLAAVAIAVAALLAGCSPDAGQGASTAEAHMATPAAPAPVAPMAARSMAKMATMEAAPAADMAMGQGGAAAPSERFLAISHRIQVETPAADLAALWEEVKARCERLDCYVEGSQLRRETPQSAAEAMLAMRVSPQDFAALTASLGAGARVLNHQTTTEDKTYEVVDVEAQIKNRTEYRDSLRALMLEKNVKRSLQDLMAIRDTLSQVQAEIDASNTHRALLQRDTAKQFVQMRFQPTRAIVSGTYSPWQQTWQRSWDGLTRSVQSLILTAAQSLPWLLALALVVLLPLRFAIRRWMRRSAARAQRANQAEKQD; via the coding sequence ATGTTTTCTCGCTCCCCTTCTGTTGGCCTGTTCAATGCGCGTCCTGGTGGCCTGGCGGCCGTTGCCATCGCGGTGGCGGCCCTGCTGGCCGGCTGCTCGCCAGATGCCGGGCAGGGCGCATCGACGGCCGAGGCCCACATGGCCACCCCGGCTGCGCCCGCGCCGGTAGCGCCTATGGCGGCCCGCTCCATGGCCAAGATGGCGACGATGGAGGCAGCGCCCGCTGCCGATATGGCCATGGGCCAGGGCGGGGCGGCCGCGCCCAGCGAGCGCTTCTTGGCGATCAGCCACCGCATCCAGGTGGAGACGCCGGCGGCCGATCTGGCCGCGCTGTGGGAGGAGGTCAAGGCGCGTTGCGAGCGGCTGGACTGCTATGTCGAGGGCTCGCAGCTGCGCCGCGAAACCCCGCAGTCGGCGGCCGAGGCTATGCTGGCGATGCGGGTCAGCCCTCAGGACTTTGCTGCGCTGACCGCGTCGCTGGGCGCTGGGGCCCGCGTGCTCAACCACCAGACCACGACCGAGGACAAGACCTATGAGGTGGTCGATGTGGAGGCACAAATCAAGAACCGCACGGAATACCGCGACAGCCTGCGCGCGCTGATGCTGGAGAAGAATGTCAAACGCAGCCTGCAGGACCTGATGGCCATCCGCGACACGCTCTCCCAAGTGCAGGCCGAGATCGATGCGTCCAACACGCACCGCGCGCTGCTGCAGCGCGATACCGCCAAGCAGTTCGTGCAGATGCGCTTCCAGCCCACGCGCGCCATCGTCAGCGGCACCTACAGCCCCTGGCAGCAAACCTGGCAGCGCAGCTGGGATGGCCTGACCCGCAGCGTGCAGTCGCTGATTCTGACTGCGGCGCAGTCGCTGCCCTGGCTGCTGGCGCTCGCGCTGGTGGTGCTGCTGCCGCTGCGCTTCGCCATCCGGCGCTGGATGCGCCGCAGCGCCGCGCGGGCGCAGCGTGCAAACCAGGCAGAAAAGCAAGACTGA
- the dnaJ gene encoding molecular chaperone DnaJ, translating to MSKRDYYEVLGLSKSATEVEIKTAYRKMAMKYHPDRNQGDKAKEAEEKFKECKEAYEMLSDSQKRGAYDQYGHAGVDPNMRSGMGGEGFGGFAESFGDIFGEMFGGGRRGGGGPQVYRGNDLSYAMDISLEEAAAGKNAQIKIPSWDECDTCHGSGAKPGTQVKTCSTCHGSGQVQMRQGFFAVQQTCPHCRGTGKIIPEPCTSCHGQGRTKSQKTLEVSIPAGIDDGMRIRSTGDGEPGQNGGPPGDLYIEIRVRKHEVFERDGDDLHCEVPVSMVTAALGGEIEVPTLSGKAAIDIPEGTQTGKQFRLRGKGIKGVRASYPGDLYVHIVVETPVKLTEHQRKLLKELDESLKKGGAKHTPNNQSWADRLKNLFT from the coding sequence ATGTCCAAACGTGATTACTACGAAGTCCTTGGCCTGAGCAAATCCGCCACGGAAGTCGAAATCAAGACGGCCTACCGCAAGATGGCCATGAAGTACCACCCCGACCGCAACCAGGGCGACAAGGCCAAGGAAGCGGAAGAGAAGTTCAAGGAGTGCAAAGAAGCCTACGAAATGCTCTCCGACAGCCAAAAGCGTGGCGCCTACGACCAGTACGGCCACGCCGGGGTCGATCCCAATATGCGCTCGGGCATGGGCGGCGAGGGCTTTGGTGGTTTTGCCGAATCGTTTGGCGACATCTTTGGCGAGATGTTTGGCGGTGGGCGCCGTGGCGGCGGTGGCCCCCAGGTCTACCGTGGCAACGACCTGTCCTACGCGATGGACATCAGCCTTGAAGAGGCAGCCGCAGGCAAGAACGCGCAGATCAAGATTCCTTCGTGGGACGAGTGCGATACCTGCCACGGCAGCGGCGCCAAGCCCGGCACCCAGGTCAAGACCTGCAGCACCTGCCACGGCAGCGGCCAGGTGCAGATGCGCCAGGGCTTTTTCGCAGTGCAGCAGACCTGCCCGCACTGCCGGGGCACCGGCAAGATCATCCCCGAGCCCTGCACCAGCTGCCACGGCCAGGGCCGCACCAAGTCGCAAAAGACCTTGGAAGTGAGCATCCCTGCCGGCATCGACGACGGCATGCGCATCCGCTCCACCGGTGACGGCGAGCCTGGCCAAAATGGCGGCCCGCCCGGCGATCTGTATATCGAGATCCGCGTGCGCAAGCATGAGGTGTTCGAGCGCGATGGCGATGACCTGCACTGCGAAGTGCCGGTCAGCATGGTCACCGCTGCCTTGGGCGGCGAGATCGAAGTGCCTACGCTCAGTGGCAAGGCTGCGATTGACATCCCCGAAGGCACCCAGACCGGCAAGCAGTTCCGCCTGCGCGGCAAGGGCATCAAGGGCGTGCGCGCCAGCTACCCTGGTGACTTGTATGTGCACATCGTCGTCGAGACCCCCGTCAAGCTCACCGAGCACCAGCGCAAGCTGCTCAAGGAACTCGATGAATCGCTGAAAAAGGGCGGCGCCAAGCACACGCCCAACAACCAGTCCTGGGCCGACCGTCTGAAGAACCTGTTCACCTGA
- a CDS encoding DUF7709 family protein: MTSTTAPASDALHVAELSRVNQKITDGAADLPAVTLKDGSRVQTGTVATMLYNIALYNAGERGAVEQELKMAIPTLFKVGLFELFPPQQWIDGDNPGRSFVGTHARAYLNAAG, translated from the coding sequence ATGACATCTACTACAGCACCTGCGAGCGACGCACTGCATGTTGCAGAGCTCAGCCGTGTCAACCAGAAGATCACCGATGGCGCAGCAGACCTGCCCGCCGTCACGCTCAAGGACGGCAGCCGGGTGCAGACCGGCACCGTGGCCACCATGCTCTACAACATCGCGCTCTACAATGCCGGTGAGCGCGGCGCTGTTGAACAAGAGCTGAAGATGGCGATTCCCACCTTGTTCAAGGTGGGCTTGTTTGAGTTATTTCCACCGCAGCAATGGATTGACGGCGACAATCCCGGCCGCAGCTTTGTGGGCACCCATGCCCGGGCGTACCTGAACGCCGCTGGTTGA
- a CDS encoding entericidin A/B family lipoprotein codes for MKNRFAFFTIALAALLSGCNTVHGIGQDVQGAGNAISRAAR; via the coding sequence ATGAAAAACCGTTTTGCCTTCTTCACCATCGCGCTCGCCGCGCTGCTGTCGGGCTGCAACACTGTCCACGGCATTGGCCAGGACGTGCAGGGGGCGGGCAACGCCATCTCGCGCGCAGCACGCTAA
- the leuC gene encoding 3-isopropylmalate dehydratase large subunit, translating into MTGRTLYDKIFDEHTIHTEEDGTAVLYIDRHLVHEVTSPQAFEGLRMAGRKLWRVSSVVATADHNTPTTGWERGYDGIEDPISKEQIVTLNDNIGEFGAAAFFPFMDKGQGIVHVMGPEQGATLPGMTVVCGDSHTSTHGAFGALAHGIGTSEVEHVMATQTLLAKKAKNMLIKVDGKVASGVTAKDIVLAIIGRIGTAGGTGYTIEFAGSAIRDLSIEGRMTVCNMAIEAGARAGLVAVDSKTIDYVKGRPLAPTGVEWDQAVSYWKTLHSDVDAKFDTVVTLRAEDIVPQVTWGTSPEMVLGVDATVPDPDKEKDPNKRGAIERALTYMNLEPGKPINDIFVDKVFIGSCTNSRIEDMREAAAVVKKLGQKVAKNVKLAMVVPGSGLVKAQAEAEGLDQIFTAAGFEWREPGCSMCLAMNADRLEPGERCASTSNRNFEGRQGAGGRTHLVSPAMAAAAAVHGHFVDIRRFA; encoded by the coding sequence ATGACCGGACGCACCCTCTACGACAAGATTTTTGACGAGCACACCATCCACACCGAAGAGGATGGCACCGCCGTGCTGTATATCGACCGCCATCTGGTGCACGAAGTCACCAGCCCTCAGGCGTTTGAAGGTCTGCGCATGGCGGGCCGCAAGCTCTGGCGCGTGAGCTCCGTGGTCGCCACCGCCGACCACAACACCCCCACCACCGGTTGGGAGCGCGGCTATGACGGTATCGAGGACCCGATCAGCAAGGAACAGATCGTCACCCTGAACGACAACATCGGCGAGTTCGGCGCCGCCGCCTTCTTCCCCTTCATGGACAAGGGCCAGGGCATCGTCCACGTGATGGGCCCCGAGCAAGGCGCCACCCTGCCCGGCATGACCGTGGTCTGCGGCGACAGCCACACCAGCACCCATGGCGCCTTTGGCGCGCTGGCCCACGGCATCGGCACCTCCGAGGTCGAGCACGTGATGGCCACGCAGACGCTGCTGGCCAAGAAGGCCAAGAACATGCTGATCAAGGTGGACGGCAAGGTCGCCTCCGGCGTGACCGCCAAGGACATCGTGCTGGCCATCATCGGCCGAATCGGCACCGCAGGCGGCACCGGCTACACCATCGAGTTTGCCGGCTCGGCCATCCGTGACCTGTCCATCGAAGGCCGCATGACGGTCTGCAATATGGCCATTGAAGCCGGCGCCCGCGCAGGGCTCGTCGCGGTGGACAGCAAGACCATCGACTACGTCAAGGGCCGCCCGCTGGCGCCTACCGGCGTCGAATGGGACCAGGCCGTCAGCTACTGGAAGACCTTGCACTCCGACGTCGATGCCAAGTTCGACACCGTGGTCACCCTGCGCGCCGAAGACATCGTTCCCCAGGTCACCTGGGGCACCAGCCCCGAGATGGTGCTGGGTGTCGATGCCACCGTGCCCGATCCGGACAAGGAAAAGGACCCGAACAAGCGCGGCGCCATCGAACGCGCGCTGACGTATATGAACCTGGAGCCAGGCAAGCCGATCAACGACATCTTCGTCGACAAGGTGTTCATCGGCAGCTGCACCAACAGCCGCATCGAAGACATGCGTGAAGCCGCTGCCGTGGTCAAGAAACTGGGCCAGAAAGTGGCCAAGAATGTGAAGCTGGCGATGGTGGTTCCGGGCTCGGGTCTGGTCAAGGCCCAGGCCGAGGCCGAGGGCCTGGACCAGATCTTCACCGCCGCCGGCTTTGAGTGGCGCGAGCCCGGATGCTCGATGTGCCTGGCGATGAACGCCGACCGCCTCGAGCCCGGTGAGCGCTGCGCATCGACCAGCAACCGCAACTTCGAAGGCCGCCAGGGCGCCGGGGGCCGCACCCATCTGGTCAGCCCCGCGATGGCTGCAGCCGCTGCCGTGCACGGCCACTTTGTGGACATCCGCCGTTTTGCATGA
- the leuB gene encoding 3-isopropylmalate dehydrogenase, translating into MKIAVLPGDGIGPEIVAEAVKVLDALKLDLHLQSAPVGGAAYEASGHPLPPATLELAKASDAILFGAVGDWKYDTLERALRPEQAILGLRKALGLFANFRPAICYKELTHASSLKPELVSGLDILIIRELTGDIYFGQPRGRRSAPDGHFPGAEEAFDTMRYTRPEIERIGHVAFQAAQKRSKRVTSVDKANVLETFQLWKDVMTDVGKQYPDVQLDHMYVDNAAMQLVKEPKRFDVVVTGNMFGDILSDEASMLTGSIGMLPSASLNDKKQGLYEPSHGSAPDIAGKGVANPLATILSAAMMLRFSLGQEAAAQKIEAAVQKVLAQGLRTPDIYSEGTTKVGTQQMGDAVVAAL; encoded by the coding sequence ATGAAAATCGCTGTATTGCCCGGAGACGGCATTGGTCCAGAAATCGTTGCAGAAGCCGTGAAGGTGCTCGACGCCCTGAAGCTCGACCTGCACCTGCAAAGCGCACCTGTCGGTGGCGCCGCCTATGAGGCCTCCGGCCACCCGCTGCCACCCGCCACGCTGGAGCTTGCCAAGGCATCGGACGCGATCCTGTTTGGCGCCGTGGGCGACTGGAAGTACGACACGCTCGAGCGCGCGCTGCGCCCCGAGCAGGCGATCCTGGGCCTGCGCAAGGCGCTGGGCCTGTTTGCCAACTTCCGCCCCGCGATCTGCTACAAGGAGCTGACCCACGCCTCCAGCTTGAAGCCCGAGCTGGTGTCCGGCCTCGACATCCTGATCATCCGCGAGCTGACCGGCGATATCTATTTCGGCCAGCCGCGCGGCCGCCGCAGCGCACCGGACGGTCACTTCCCCGGCGCCGAAGAAGCCTTCGACACGATGCGCTACACCCGCCCCGAGATCGAGCGCATCGGCCATGTCGCCTTTCAGGCCGCGCAAAAGCGCAGCAAGCGCGTGACCAGCGTGGACAAGGCCAATGTCCTGGAAACCTTCCAGCTGTGGAAGGACGTGATGACCGACGTGGGCAAGCAGTACCCTGATGTGCAGTTGGACCACATGTATGTGGACAACGCCGCGATGCAGCTGGTCAAGGAACCCAAGCGTTTTGACGTGGTCGTCACCGGCAATATGTTTGGCGACATCCTGAGCGACGAAGCCTCGATGCTGACCGGCTCGATCGGCATGCTGCCCTCGGCCAGCCTCAACGACAAGAAGCAAGGCCTGTACGAACCCAGCCACGGCTCGGCACCGGACATCGCCGGCAAGGGTGTTGCCAACCCGCTGGCCACCATCCTGTCTGCGGCGATGATGCTGCGCTTTAGCCTGGGCCAGGAAGCCGCTGCCCAGAAGATCGAAGCGGCTGTGCAAAAGGTGCTGGCCCAGGGCCTGCGCACGCCAGACATCTACAGCGAAGGCACGACCAAGGTCGGCACCCAGCAAATGGGCGACGCCGTGGTGGCCGCTCTGTAA
- a CDS encoding LysR family transcriptional regulator: MKSSERSFARRIDLTSLQLFVAVCELGSIGRAAEREFIAASAVSKRLSDLETAVDTQLLYRHSRGVTLTPAGESLLHHARNVLFGLERMQGELSEYADGVRGHVRIHANISAIVQFLPEDLGSFARAHSQIKIDLQEHLSAQVIQAVHEGTADLGICNPDAVANTAELDLQSRPYRSDHLMLVVPLDHALAQRNSISFEEALEWDIVGLQSGSSISQAMRTASAQLRRPLRQRIQVTSLDAMCRMIDNGLGIGLLPDRAFALMHGVGNLRGIRLADAWAQRELRLMARDFEALPVTARLLVEHLSPRPADEAQATDQQDADLAVHLQTFAHL; encoded by the coding sequence ATGAAAAGCTCAGAGCGCAGTTTTGCGCGCCGCATTGACCTGACCTCGCTCCAGCTGTTTGTGGCGGTGTGCGAGCTGGGCAGCATTGGCCGGGCGGCAGAGCGGGAGTTCATCGCGGCCTCGGCCGTCAGCAAGCGCCTGTCCGACCTGGAAACGGCCGTCGACACCCAGCTGCTGTACCGCCACAGCCGGGGTGTGACGTTAACGCCAGCGGGAGAGAGCCTGCTGCACCATGCCCGCAATGTGCTGTTCGGGCTGGAGCGCATGCAGGGCGAATTGAGCGAATACGCCGATGGCGTGCGCGGCCATGTGCGCATCCATGCCAATATTTCGGCGATCGTGCAGTTTCTGCCCGAGGACCTGGGCAGCTTTGCCCGCGCGCACAGCCAGATCAAGATCGACCTGCAGGAGCACCTCAGTGCGCAGGTGATCCAGGCCGTGCATGAAGGCACGGCCGACCTGGGCATCTGCAACCCCGATGCCGTTGCCAACACCGCCGAGCTCGATCTGCAGTCGCGCCCCTACCGCAGCGACCACCTGATGCTGGTGGTGCCGCTGGACCATGCACTGGCCCAGCGCAACAGCATCAGTTTTGAAGAAGCGCTGGAATGGGACATTGTCGGCCTGCAATCGGGCAGCAGCATCAGCCAGGCCATGCGCACCGCATCGGCCCAGCTGCGCCGGCCGCTGCGCCAGCGCATCCAGGTCACGAGCCTGGACGCCATGTGCCGCATGATCGACAACGGCCTGGGCATCGGCCTGCTGCCCGACCGCGCCTTTGCGCTGATGCATGGCGTGGGCAACCTGCGCGGCATCCGCTTGGCCGACGCCTGGGCGCAGCGCGAGCTGCGGCTGATGGCGCGTGATTTTGAGGCGCTGCCGGTCACCGCCCGCCTGCTGGTCGAGCACCTGAGCCCCCGGCCCGCCGACGAGGCCCAGGCCACCGACCAGCAGGACGCGGACCTGGCCGTGCACCTGCAGACCTTTGCGCATCTTTGA